The following proteins are encoded in a genomic region of Syntrophorhabdales bacterium:
- a CDS encoding adenine deaminase C-terminal domain-containing protein — translation MMDHITLGKLLRTAKGDLIPDVIVKGGKVVNVFTNRIDEDVTILIKDGYIASIENGGAQPSEGKTGYTHAGTPVIDADGLYLCPGFLDSHTHLDSMQPFYGIVPYAIRGGTTTVISECAMVAQSCGTAALHSFIDSTKGYPLRCYFLAPGLTPSFPSLERAKGISFKDFSDVLKRDDFLGIGEGYWTRMIEGDERLLKQAALAISLRKTLEGHSAGARGSKLIQYMTTGITSCHESTTADEALEKLRYGIYVMLREGWVRKELKELAALKTTDVDERRLILASDVFDPVMLVEEGYMDVVVRTAIELGFSPMTALKMATINPADYYGLRHLGAIAPLRCADILFIDDLAKVSVKKVMVNGRMVYSDGTFLPEIKPYRYPAAMKKTITAQKTKEEDFRIKARAPQNRVRIMEIANPTITRESVVTLGAASGYLEKDVANDILPIAVIHRNDKKKIGRGFIRGTFIKEGAFATTVIWDTSNILVVGSSERDMMAAVNRLIDIQGGVVVVRKGKVMYEFPMPVYGLIPPYSMEEVKDKTKELDESVKEIGSLIDRPFLTLQTIPFTGLPFLRITDRGLVDIKSKKIVSIFLD, via the coding sequence AAATGGTGGCGCCCAGCCCTCAGAAGGTAAGACCGGATATACGCACGCGGGTACTCCCGTCATAGATGCGGATGGCCTTTACCTCTGCCCCGGCTTCCTCGATTCTCACACACACCTGGATAGTATGCAGCCGTTTTACGGTATTGTGCCGTACGCAATCCGGGGTGGTACGACAACGGTGATAAGCGAATGCGCCATGGTTGCGCAATCGTGCGGAACCGCAGCGCTTCATTCCTTTATCGACAGCACCAAGGGTTACCCTCTCCGGTGCTACTTCCTTGCGCCTGGATTGACCCCCAGCTTTCCGAGCCTGGAGCGCGCGAAAGGTATATCCTTCAAAGATTTCTCGGATGTTCTGAAGCGTGATGATTTCCTGGGTATCGGAGAGGGCTACTGGACGAGAATGATAGAAGGGGACGAGAGGCTGCTGAAACAGGCAGCTCTGGCAATCTCGTTGAGAAAGACACTCGAAGGCCACTCAGCCGGTGCGCGCGGCAGCAAGCTCATACAGTACATGACCACAGGCATCACCTCCTGCCATGAGTCGACGACGGCTGATGAAGCGCTGGAGAAGCTCCGTTACGGCATTTATGTGATGCTCAGAGAGGGCTGGGTAAGAAAGGAACTGAAGGAGCTTGCGGCGCTCAAAACCACGGACGTGGATGAACGCAGGCTCATTCTTGCCTCGGACGTGTTCGACCCTGTCATGCTCGTGGAGGAAGGCTATATGGATGTGGTTGTGAGAACCGCCATCGAACTTGGCTTCAGTCCGATGACGGCGTTGAAGATGGCGACCATCAACCCCGCAGATTATTACGGGCTCCGCCACCTGGGCGCGATAGCCCCCCTTCGTTGTGCGGATATTCTCTTTATCGATGACCTGGCAAAAGTCTCCGTGAAGAAGGTCATGGTGAACGGCCGCATGGTGTACTCGGATGGAACGTTTCTGCCGGAGATCAAGCCTTATCGCTATCCCGCGGCAATGAAGAAGACGATCACCGCCCAAAAAACGAAGGAAGAGGATTTTCGCATAAAGGCCCGCGCTCCGCAGAACCGCGTACGCATTATGGAGATAGCCAATCCTACCATAACCAGGGAGTCGGTCGTCACATTAGGCGCAGCATCAGGCTATCTGGAAAAGGATGTGGCGAATGATATTCTGCCCATTGCAGTCATCCACAGGAATGACAAGAAAAAGATAGGCAGGGGATTCATACGCGGTACCTTTATCAAGGAAGGAGCATTCGCCACGACGGTCATCTGGGATACATCAAATATACTGGTAGTGGGAAGCAGCGAACGGGATATGATGGCAGCCGTGAACAGATTGATAGACATACAGGGCGGTGTGGTCGTCGTTCGCAAAGGCAAGGTGATGTACGAATTCCCCATGCCGGTTTACGGTCTCATACCTCCTTACAGTATGGAAGAGGTGAAGGACAAAACAAAAGAACTGGATGAAAGCGTGAAGGAGATCGGAAGCCTCATTGACAGACCGTTCCTCACACTGCAAACGATCCCTTTTACGGGTCTTCCTTTTCTGCGAATTACCGACAGGGGTCTCGTCGATATTAAGTCAAAGAAGATTGTCTCGATTTTCCTCGACTGA
- a CDS encoding pyridoxamine 5'-phosphate oxidase family protein → MPGAKHDQKKDLSQILSVFEDLRFAVLATSGEGKPYASLIAFAFTADRRNVIFATSKATRKYKNMMNQGSVSILIDNRSQRPEDLSRAEAVTLLGTARLVRAGARKKEYSNIFLGKHPELSTFIDDPGTALMMMAIEEAIHVTRFQNVSVWSERAG, encoded by the coding sequence ATGCCCGGCGCAAAACACGATCAAAAGAAGGACCTTTCGCAAATACTTTCGGTCTTTGAGGACTTGCGGTTTGCTGTTCTCGCAACCTCTGGCGAAGGTAAGCCGTACGCTTCTCTCATAGCTTTTGCATTTACTGCTGACCGCAGAAATGTGATCTTCGCCACATCAAAGGCCACGCGCAAATACAAAAACATGATGAATCAGGGGTCCGTCTCCATCCTCATCGACAACCGGTCACAGCGCCCGGAGGACCTGAGCCGGGCAGAAGCGGTTACACTCCTAGGTACGGCAAGGCTGGTGCGAGCAGGGGCCAGAAAGAAGGAATACAGCAACATCTTTTTGGGCAAGCACCCCGAATTGAGTACCTTCATCGATGACCCAGGGACGGCCCTCATGATGATGGCCATAGAGGAAGCAATTCACGTGACCCGGTTTCAGAATGTATCTGTCTGGAGTGAAAGGGCCGGCTGA
- a CDS encoding DUF4197 domain-containing protein, giving the protein MKRLKRVGISVACILVVISTAVYAADFFGDALKKGLSELPVPGAQSSPQTGAGLDESTIVAGLKDALSVGTKDAVHLVSQLNGYFGNQAIKILLPDNIQKAAEIVGKLGYQKQVDDFILSMNRAAEKAAPKAASYFSDAIKAMTIDDARKILSGGNTAATEYFKSKTWSKLYDDFKPSVTESMNQVGVTHAYNGMMDKVPAVPFAKPESVDLNHYVTTKSLDGLFYMVGQEEQKIRTNPAARTTDLLKKVFGK; this is encoded by the coding sequence ATGAAACGCTTGAAAAGAGTGGGCATCAGCGTTGCCTGTATTCTGGTTGTGATTTCGACAGCGGTTTACGCGGCAGATTTTTTTGGGGATGCTTTGAAAAAGGGACTGTCGGAGTTACCGGTGCCCGGCGCCCAATCCTCCCCGCAGACAGGCGCCGGATTGGATGAGAGCACCATCGTCGCAGGCCTGAAAGACGCCCTTTCGGTAGGAACCAAGGATGCTGTCCATCTGGTTTCCCAGCTGAACGGCTACTTCGGGAACCAGGCCATCAAGATACTGCTGCCGGATAATATTCAGAAGGCGGCGGAAATAGTCGGCAAGCTCGGGTATCAGAAACAGGTGGATGACTTCATCCTGAGCATGAACCGTGCGGCAGAAAAAGCAGCTCCGAAAGCGGCCTCCTATTTTTCCGACGCAATCAAGGCAATGACCATTGACGATGCCCGCAAGATCCTGTCCGGCGGCAATACCGCGGCAACTGAGTACTTCAAATCAAAAACCTGGTCAAAGCTCTATGATGATTTCAAGCCGAGCGTAACTGAAAGCATGAACCAGGTGGGCGTGACACACGCCTACAATGGAATGATGGATAAGGTGCCTGCTGTTCCCTTTGCAAAACCGGAGTCGGTCGACCTCAATCATTACGTGACTACAAAATCCCTGGACGGCCTCTTCTATATGGTAGGGCAGGAAGAGCAGAAGATCAGGACGAACCCGGCGGCGCGTACAACAGACCTCTTAAAGAAAGTGTTCGGCAAGTAA